Proteins from one Planctomyces sp. SH-PL62 genomic window:
- a CDS encoding PSD1 and planctomycete cytochrome C domain-containing protein, with translation MIITPNGPWNDPGAPAARGLRTKGLPACLVVAALAMIAGAAEAAQPDPEGVAFFEKNVRPLLVEHCYSCHSAEGKRIKGNLRLDDSAAWLVGGDLGPAVVPGDPAESLLITAVGYKDESLLMPPKGKLDDRQIDVLTRWVEMGAPAPESIAATASKPEAATDPGQGAWAFRPPADPTPPAVSASDPASTPPGDDLDRFILAQLEAQGLKPAPPADKPTLIRRATFDLTGLPPTPEEIDAFLADDAPDAFERVVERLLASPHYGERWGRHWLDVARYADSNGLDENVAHGNAWRYRDYVVAAFNRDKPYDQFIVEQLAGDLLPKTDPVEVQHERLIATGFLTLGPKVLAEVDKTKMEMDIIDEQIDTLGRAVLGLTLGCARCHDHKFDPITAADYYALAGVFKSTKTMESFATVARWHENTIATEPDLARKAAHDAEVAAARAEIDRLVAAADEQVRAGKAEGATLPEKLEPLYPEETRARIVKLRADLAALEKAAPVMPSAMGVAEGTPTDVAVHIRGSHLALGAVVPRRAPQVFNEASPTSFGGTQSGRLELARWLVEPDHPLTARVMVNRIWRWHFGRGLVSTTDNFGVNGALPTHPELLDWLARRFVDGRWSIKAMHRLIMLSATYQMSSDADPQALQKDPEDRLYWRWDVRRLEAEEIRDALLAVSGALDETMGGSLLQVENRAYFFDHTSRDKTGYDTRRRSLYLPIVRNHLYDMFQLFDSTDANVMNGDRATTTVAPQALFMMNSDLVIQSARELAADLLARPESDDADRLRRLYQRTYGRTPTTDESRRDLAFLDRFERLPHDGPGGSGGSKGEPSRPEAWQALCQVILASNEFVYIR, from the coding sequence ATGATTATCACGCCCAACGGTCCTTGGAACGATCCCGGCGCGCCCGCCGCGAGGGGACTTCGAACGAAGGGGCTCCCCGCGTGTCTGGTCGTCGCGGCCCTGGCGATGATCGCAGGTGCGGCCGAGGCCGCCCAGCCGGACCCGGAAGGGGTCGCGTTCTTCGAGAAGAACGTCCGGCCGCTGCTCGTCGAGCATTGTTATTCCTGCCACTCGGCGGAAGGCAAGCGGATCAAGGGGAACCTCCGGCTCGACGATTCGGCGGCCTGGCTGGTCGGCGGCGACCTCGGCCCGGCGGTCGTGCCCGGAGACCCGGCCGAAAGCCTGCTGATCACGGCGGTCGGCTACAAGGACGAATCGCTCCTGATGCCCCCGAAGGGGAAGCTCGACGATCGCCAGATCGACGTGCTGACCCGTTGGGTCGAGATGGGCGCGCCCGCCCCCGAATCGATCGCGGCGACCGCCTCGAAGCCCGAGGCCGCGACCGATCCGGGGCAGGGGGCCTGGGCCTTCCGTCCTCCCGCCGACCCGACGCCCCCCGCGGTCTCGGCGTCGGACCCGGCGTCGACCCCGCCCGGCGACGACCTCGATCGGTTCATCCTGGCCCAACTGGAGGCCCAGGGCCTCAAGCCGGCGCCGCCGGCCGACAAGCCCACCCTGATCCGACGCGCGACCTTCGACCTGACGGGGCTGCCGCCGACCCCCGAGGAGATCGACGCCTTCCTGGCCGACGACGCCCCGGACGCGTTCGAACGGGTCGTGGAACGCCTGCTCGCCTCCCCCCACTACGGCGAGCGCTGGGGACGGCACTGGCTCGACGTCGCCCGCTACGCCGACTCGAACGGCCTGGACGAGAACGTGGCCCACGGCAACGCCTGGCGGTATCGCGACTACGTCGTCGCCGCGTTCAACCGCGACAAGCCTTACGACCAGTTCATCGTCGAGCAACTGGCCGGCGACCTGCTCCCGAAGACCGACCCCGTCGAGGTCCAGCATGAGCGGCTGATCGCCACCGGCTTCCTCACCCTCGGGCCGAAGGTGCTGGCCGAGGTCGACAAGACGAAGATGGAGATGGACATCATCGATGAGCAGATCGACACCCTGGGCCGCGCCGTCCTCGGCCTGACCCTGGGCTGCGCACGCTGCCACGATCACAAGTTCGACCCGATCACCGCGGCCGATTATTACGCCCTCGCCGGGGTCTTCAAGAGCACGAAGACGATGGAGAGCTTCGCGACCGTCGCCCGTTGGCACGAGAACACCATCGCCACCGAGCCCGACCTGGCCCGCAAGGCCGCCCACGACGCCGAGGTCGCCGCCGCCAGGGCCGAGATCGACCGCCTGGTCGCCGCCGCCGACGAGCAGGTCCGCGCCGGGAAGGCGGAAGGCGCGACCCTCCCGGAGAAGCTCGAGCCCCTCTACCCCGAGGAGACCCGCGCCCGGATCGTCAAGCTGCGGGCCGACCTGGCCGCGCTGGAGAAGGCCGCGCCCGTGATGCCGTCGGCGATGGGGGTCGCCGAAGGAACCCCCACCGACGTGGCCGTCCACATCCGGGGAAGCCACCTGGCGCTGGGAGCGGTCGTCCCTCGTCGCGCGCCCCAGGTCTTCAACGAGGCCTCTCCGACGAGCTTCGGCGGCACCCAGAGCGGACGTCTGGAACTGGCCCGATGGCTCGTCGAGCCGGATCATCCCCTGACCGCCCGGGTCATGGTCAACCGCATCTGGCGCTGGCATTTCGGCCGCGGCCTGGTGAGCACCACCGACAACTTCGGCGTCAACGGCGCCCTGCCGACCCACCCCGAACTGCTGGACTGGCTGGCTCGCCGCTTCGTCGATGGGCGCTGGTCGATCAAGGCGATGCACCGGCTCATCATGCTCTCGGCGACCTATCAGATGAGCAGCGACGCCGACCCGCAGGCGCTCCAGAAAGACCCGGAAGACCGCCTCTACTGGCGATGGGACGTCCGCCGCCTGGAGGCCGAGGAGATCCGCGACGCCCTGCTGGCCGTCAGCGGCGCCCTCGACGAGACGATGGGCGGCTCGCTGCTCCAGGTAGAGAATCGCGCCTACTTCTTCGACCACACGTCGCGCGACAAGACCGGCTACGACACCCGGCGCCGCTCGCTCTACCTGCCGATCGTCCGCAACCACCTGTACGACATGTTCCAGCTCTTCGACTCCACCGACGCCAACGTCATGAACGGCGACCGGGCCACCACCACCGTGGCGCCCCAGGCCCTCTTCATGATGAACAGCGACCTGGTCATCCAGTCGGCCCGCGAGCTGGCCGCCGACCTCCTCGCCCGCCCCGAGTCGGACGACGCCGACCGGCTCCGCCGGCTCTACCAGCGGACTTACGGCCGGACCCCGACGACCGACGAGTCGCGGCGGGACCTCGCGTTCCTCGACAGGTTCGAACGCCTCCCGCACGACGGGCCCGGCGGATCGGGCGGATCGAAGGGCGAGCCGAGCCGACCCGAAGCCTGGCAGGCGCTCTGCCAGGTGATCCTGGCCTCGAATGAGTTCGTGTACATCCGATAA
- a CDS encoding RsmB/NOP family class I SAM-dependent RNA methyltransferase, translated as MPRRDSRPPRHRSSSPGSKPPGGRPRPKTASGDRPKPPGGRPTFKTAPRGKTMPVLAGLIATIAPKVLRDVLDRGKRLESAIVDAQGDEAKKKSTRSDRMMINRSLASLVRWWGWIEPLKLVHVEEQLLLAWLLDAPDLPAVPRLWASRSGRDPSRLFSGGDAPNWTARAETLKRFVAGRTVAADPWMPFPNWLRDELPLPPGEESAKIRKLHFLHAVQAPPSLWVAVRGRPPKDVWNELHEDGLKPWVQRKIESAARLERDADLRRLESFQTGSLLVEDLGSQAVAKVCDPDPGERWWDVGDGAGLFALGLADEMAGKGTIISTFEHEPSRLSAVKRLRSSPYTNVAAKTWDGRRPPGKPESFDGVLVAPPSSGVGSWRRHPEVRWIIKADQLPELVARQKKLLALAATAVRPGGTLVYTVGTVTLRETQGLINEFLEESPDFRLDPFPHPLEDGETTGMLQLWPQTHDCEARFIARLVRTAKPSATPPTRTTGKNQPPS; from the coding sequence ATGCCCCGCAGAGACTCGCGTCCCCCTCGCCACCGCTCCTCGTCGCCCGGCTCGAAGCCGCCGGGAGGGCGGCCCCGCCCCAAGACGGCCTCCGGCGACCGCCCGAAGCCCCCGGGCGGACGGCCGACCTTCAAGACCGCCCCGCGCGGTAAGACCATGCCGGTCCTCGCCGGCCTGATCGCCACCATCGCCCCCAAGGTCCTCCGCGACGTCCTGGACCGCGGCAAGCGGCTCGAATCGGCGATCGTCGACGCCCAGGGCGACGAGGCCAAGAAGAAGTCCACTCGGTCCGACCGCATGATGATCAACCGATCCCTCGCCTCGCTGGTGCGCTGGTGGGGCTGGATCGAGCCCCTCAAGCTCGTGCACGTCGAGGAGCAGCTCCTGCTGGCCTGGCTGCTCGACGCCCCCGACCTGCCGGCCGTCCCCCGGCTCTGGGCCAGCCGCTCCGGCCGCGACCCCAGCCGCCTCTTCTCCGGCGGCGACGCCCCCAACTGGACGGCCCGCGCCGAGACCCTGAAGCGGTTCGTCGCCGGCCGCACCGTCGCCGCCGACCCCTGGATGCCCTTCCCGAACTGGCTCCGCGACGAACTGCCGCTCCCCCCGGGAGAGGAGTCGGCCAAGATCCGCAAGCTCCACTTCCTCCACGCCGTCCAGGCCCCCCCCTCGCTGTGGGTCGCCGTCCGCGGCAGGCCCCCCAAGGACGTCTGGAACGAACTCCACGAGGACGGCCTCAAGCCCTGGGTCCAGCGCAAGATCGAGTCGGCCGCCCGGCTCGAGCGCGACGCCGACCTCCGCCGCCTGGAGTCGTTCCAGACCGGCTCCCTGCTCGTCGAGGACCTGGGCTCGCAAGCCGTGGCCAAGGTCTGCGACCCCGACCCCGGCGAACGCTGGTGGGACGTGGGCGACGGCGCGGGGCTCTTCGCCCTGGGCCTGGCCGACGAGATGGCCGGCAAGGGGACCATCATCTCGACCTTCGAGCACGAGCCGTCCCGCCTCTCCGCCGTCAAGCGGCTCCGCTCCAGCCCCTACACCAACGTGGCCGCCAAGACCTGGGACGGCCGACGCCCCCCCGGCAAGCCCGAGAGCTTCGACGGCGTCCTCGTCGCCCCCCCCAGCTCCGGGGTCGGCTCGTGGCGCCGCCACCCCGAGGTCCGCTGGATCATCAAGGCCGACCAGCTCCCCGAACTCGTCGCCCGCCAGAAGAAGCTCCTGGCCCTCGCCGCGACGGCCGTCCGCCCCGGCGGGACCCTGGTCTACACCGTCGGCACCGTGACCCTCCGCGAGACCCAGGGCCTCATCAACGAGTTCCTCGAAGAATCGCCCGACTTCCGACTCGACCCGTTCCCGCACCCGCTGGAAGACGGCGAGACCACCGGCATGCTCCAGCTCTGGCCCCAGACCCACGACTGCGAGGCCCGCTTCATCGCCCGATTGGTCCGCACCGCCAAGCCGTCCGCCACCCCGCCGACCAGGACGACCGGGAAGAACCAGCCCCCTTCGTGA
- a CDS encoding ArnT family glycosyltransferase — protein sequence METSASPSSRPTDSSWWRGTVIALVILAVGLAIGCFAMGETGPLWPDSPRYANGAAMILDWLRSGDYHSPKAFALRNYAQYPSFSIPYHPPGYPLVLAIWFGVTGPSYASARLFIAVCWAATGGLFYLIHRHFGAGRTSSAAVALLLLTTPPLAIWARDTMSEVPSLVPLLAATLFYVRWLDGGRAWNAALAGLLLETAFFFRVTTSAVVPGLVLYGMLTRGLTRRKLLCVALFGVVYLSVNAGYITFAAQYSRHEVSADGKDQGLGFAQAIQYFRVCSPGLVAGGTAAVGFGGLLAALIGRSVHRPVLLWAAWLASCVAFKIAVPTTTEVRHLVLAMPALAGLAVAWFPDRDSSRYQRRLALAAALSTLAVAFNLFVLARTTPRGLVGYAPVAEALAKADGPGHIFMACPEDQELMFRYRVAHPARDRDCVRSDRSLVVRVSEYAHQTDDVRATTQDDVLDVFRRGRIGYVVTCQPYPGRRDVRPVDYKLTEQTVRARPEMFREIKSFPLLVDYVDGAHRDTQGLVTIWQVTAHVEDGPPDLPVLVPTASLRIEP from the coding sequence ATGGAAACCTCCGCGTCTCCCTCCTCGCGCCCGACGGACTCCTCGTGGTGGCGGGGGACGGTGATCGCCCTGGTCATCCTCGCAGTCGGGCTCGCGATCGGATGCTTCGCAATGGGGGAGACAGGCCCGCTCTGGCCGGACTCGCCTCGATACGCGAACGGCGCGGCGATGATCCTCGACTGGCTGAGGTCGGGGGACTACCATTCCCCCAAGGCTTTCGCCCTACGGAACTACGCCCAGTACCCATCCTTCAGCATTCCGTACCACCCGCCGGGTTATCCGCTGGTGCTGGCCATCTGGTTCGGCGTCACCGGGCCGTCGTATGCGTCGGCTCGGCTGTTCATCGCCGTGTGCTGGGCCGCGACCGGCGGGCTGTTTTATCTGATCCACCGCCACTTCGGAGCGGGGCGGACCTCTAGCGCGGCTGTGGCCTTGCTCCTCCTGACCACCCCTCCGCTAGCGATTTGGGCGCGGGACACCATGTCAGAGGTCCCAAGCCTCGTGCCACTGCTGGCCGCCACCCTGTTCTATGTCAGGTGGTTGGACGGGGGACGAGCATGGAACGCCGCCCTGGCGGGGTTGCTGCTTGAGACCGCGTTCTTCTTCCGCGTGACCACCTCCGCGGTCGTCCCGGGATTGGTCCTTTACGGCATGCTGACGCGTGGGCTGACTCGGCGGAAACTCCTCTGCGTGGCGCTCTTCGGGGTCGTCTACCTTTCGGTGAACGCGGGTTATATCACATTCGCGGCCCAGTACAGCCGGCACGAGGTGTCCGCCGACGGTAAAGACCAGGGACTCGGCTTCGCGCAAGCTATCCAGTACTTCCGCGTCTGTTCGCCGGGTCTGGTGGCGGGTGGGACGGCCGCCGTCGGGTTCGGCGGGTTGCTCGCGGCCCTGATCGGACGGTCCGTCCACCGGCCGGTCCTGTTGTGGGCGGCGTGGTTGGCCAGTTGCGTCGCTTTCAAGATCGCCGTCCCCACGACCACCGAGGTCCGGCACTTGGTTCTGGCGATGCCGGCGCTCGCCGGCCTGGCCGTGGCGTGGTTCCCGGACCGCGACTCATCCCGCTATCAGAGGCGACTGGCCCTCGCCGCAGCCTTGTCGACGCTAGCCGTGGCCTTCAATCTCTTCGTCCTCGCGAGAACGACTCCTCGAGGCCTGGTCGGCTACGCACCGGTCGCCGAAGCCCTGGCGAAGGCCGACGGCCCCGGGCATATCTTCATGGCCTGCCCGGAAGACCAGGAGCTGATGTTCCGCTACCGCGTCGCCCACCCCGCACGAGACCGAGACTGCGTGCGGAGCGACCGCAGCCTCGTCGTGCGGGTATCGGAATACGCCCACCAAACCGACGATGTCCGCGCGACGACGCAAGACGACGTGCTCGACGTCTTCCGACGCGGCCGGATCGGCTATGTGGTGACGTGCCAGCCGTATCCTGGGCGGCGAGACGTCCGCCCAGTCGACTACAAGCTGACGGAACAGACGGTCCGCGCACGCCCCGAAATGTTCCGCGAAATCAAATCGTTCCCGCTTCTGGTCGATTACGTCGACGGGGCTCACCGCGACACTCAGGGGCTGGTGACGATCTGGCAGGTGACGGCCCACGTCGAAGACGGTCCACCTGACCTGCCGGTCCTCGTCCCGACGGCCAGCTTGAGGATCGAGCCTTAA
- the hmpA gene encoding NO-inducible flavohemoprotein has translation MLRPETIAIIKQITPAVAANAETITRRFYQLMFAGDPQVQAYFNQAHQHSGGQQQALAGAICAYFAHIDNPAVLGPAIELIAQKHCSLGIKPEHYPIVGKHLLAAIGDVMGDAVTEPIVAAVAEAYGFLADVCIQREAEIYRQQREAVGGWNGYRTFVVDRKVPESDIVTSFYLRPADGGPLPTYEPGQYVTVRIDHPRTPTSPRNYSLSDRPGQDHYRISVKREPALAAEAPDGLISNYLHDEILAGDELELGPPCGEFTIPDQAADRPIVLLAGGIGVTPLLAMAKDLVYRRPNTPIHFLHAARNSQIQPFADELRALKAASDNVDLHIVYDAPLADDLARGRCDRVGFIDSNMIRDWAPCDEASFFFCGPKPFMQSVYSTLKNLNVDDDRIRFEFFGPRQEITAAPVAATA, from the coding sequence ATGCTCCGCCCCGAGACGATCGCCATCATCAAGCAGATCACGCCCGCGGTGGCCGCGAACGCCGAGACGATCACGCGGCGATTCTACCAGTTGATGTTCGCCGGCGACCCGCAGGTCCAGGCGTATTTCAACCAGGCCCACCAGCATTCGGGGGGCCAGCAGCAGGCGCTCGCGGGGGCCATCTGCGCGTATTTCGCCCATATCGACAACCCGGCCGTGCTGGGGCCGGCGATTGAGTTGATCGCCCAGAAGCACTGCTCGCTGGGGATCAAGCCGGAGCATTATCCGATCGTCGGCAAGCACCTGCTGGCGGCCATCGGCGACGTCATGGGCGACGCCGTCACCGAGCCGATCGTGGCGGCGGTCGCCGAGGCCTACGGCTTCCTGGCCGACGTCTGCATCCAGCGCGAGGCCGAGATCTACCGACAGCAGCGCGAGGCCGTCGGCGGCTGGAACGGCTATCGCACGTTCGTGGTCGATCGCAAGGTCCCCGAGAGCGACATCGTCACCTCCTTCTACCTCCGACCCGCCGACGGCGGCCCCCTGCCGACGTACGAGCCCGGCCAGTACGTCACCGTGCGGATCGACCATCCCAGGACCCCGACCTCGCCGCGCAACTACAGCCTCTCCGACCGGCCCGGCCAGGACCACTACCGGATCAGCGTCAAGCGCGAGCCGGCCCTCGCCGCCGAGGCCCCCGACGGCCTGATCTCCAACTACCTGCACGACGAAATCCTCGCCGGGGACGAGCTGGAACTCGGCCCCCCCTGCGGCGAGTTCACGATCCCGGACCAGGCCGCCGACCGTCCCATCGTCCTGCTCGCCGGCGGCATCGGCGTCACCCCCCTGCTGGCCATGGCCAAGGACCTGGTCTACCGCAGGCCCAACACCCCGATCCACTTCCTCCACGCCGCCCGCAACAGCCAGATCCAGCCCTTCGCCGACGAACTTCGCGCCCTCAAGGCGGCGTCGGACAACGTGGACCTCCACATCGTCTACGACGCCCCGCTCGCCGACGACCTCGCCAGGGGACGTTGCGACCGCGTCGGCTTCATCGACTCGAACATGATCCGCGACTGGGCCCCCTGCGACGAGGCCTCGTTCTTCTTCTGCGGCCCCAAGCCGTTCATGCAGTCGGTCTACTCCACCCTCAAGAACCTGAACGTCGACGACGACCGCATCCGCTTCGAGTTCTTCGGGCCCCGCCAGGAGATCACCGCCGCCCCCGTCGCCGCGACGGCCTGA
- a CDS encoding DUF1501 domain-containing protein yields MDQHSRRFVSRRRMLQTCATGFGSLAMAAMFADEKARADSAGPLAPRAPHFPARAKRVIFLFMKGGPSHVDTFDYKPNLQRDDGKPLPFDKPRVQFAPTGMLLGSPWKFRPYGESGILVSDLFPNVAQCVDDLCIINSLHGTNAAHGGALLKLHTGSDNFVRPSMGSWITYGLGTENQNLPGFLTICPTLAHGGVSNWSSAFLPAPYQGTPLGNAGVPAKEARVKFIQSPRFSAAEQRAQLDLLAEINREQLEQTGPDPKLEGRLESFELAFRMQTEMPEIQDISDESPATLKAYGLDDPVTENFGRQCLLARRFAERGVRFVQATHSNAAVQWDQHGDLKNGHEQNAREVDRPIAALLRDLKARGLLQDTLVLWGGEFGRTPTAQGKDGRDHNPEGFTMWMAGGGVKGGVQYGATDDYGYYAVQNKVHIHDLHATILHLIGLDHEKLTYRYAGRDFRLTDVAGHVVDDILA; encoded by the coding sequence ATGGACCAACACTCGCGACGGTTCGTCTCCCGCCGTCGGATGCTCCAGACGTGCGCCACGGGGTTCGGCTCCCTGGCGATGGCGGCGATGTTCGCCGACGAGAAGGCCCGGGCGGACTCGGCCGGCCCGCTGGCGCCGCGAGCCCCCCACTTCCCGGCCCGCGCCAAGCGGGTCATCTTCCTGTTCATGAAGGGGGGCCCCTCGCACGTCGACACCTTCGACTACAAGCCGAACCTCCAGCGCGACGACGGCAAGCCGCTCCCCTTCGACAAGCCCCGGGTCCAGTTCGCCCCCACCGGAATGCTGCTGGGCTCCCCCTGGAAGTTCCGGCCTTACGGCGAGAGCGGGATCCTGGTCAGCGACCTCTTCCCGAACGTCGCCCAGTGCGTGGACGACCTCTGCATCATCAACTCCCTGCACGGCACCAACGCGGCCCACGGCGGCGCCCTGCTCAAGCTCCACACCGGCAGCGACAACTTCGTCCGGCCGAGCATGGGCTCCTGGATCACCTACGGCCTGGGGACCGAGAACCAGAACCTGCCGGGCTTCCTCACCATCTGCCCGACCCTGGCCCACGGCGGCGTCTCCAACTGGAGTTCCGCCTTCCTGCCCGCCCCCTACCAGGGCACGCCCCTGGGCAACGCCGGAGTCCCCGCGAAGGAGGCCCGGGTCAAGTTCATCCAGAGCCCCCGGTTCTCCGCCGCCGAGCAGCGGGCCCAGCTCGACCTGCTCGCGGAGATCAACCGCGAGCAACTGGAGCAGACCGGCCCCGACCCCAAGCTGGAAGGCCGCCTGGAGTCGTTCGAGCTGGCCTTCCGGATGCAGACCGAGATGCCGGAGATCCAGGACATCTCCGACGAGTCGCCCGCCACCCTCAAGGCGTACGGCCTCGACGACCCCGTCACCGAGAACTTCGGCCGCCAGTGCCTCCTCGCCCGCCGCTTCGCCGAGCGCGGAGTCCGGTTCGTACAGGCCACCCACAGCAACGCCGCCGTCCAGTGGGACCAGCACGGCGACCTCAAGAACGGCCACGAGCAGAACGCCCGCGAGGTCGACCGGCCGATCGCGGCCCTGCTCCGCGACCTCAAGGCCCGGGGGCTACTCCAGGATACGCTGGTACTCTGGGGGGGCGAATTCGGAAGGACCCCGACCGCCCAGGGGAAGGACGGCCGCGACCACAACCCCGAAGGCTTCACCATGTGGATGGCCGGCGGCGGCGTGAAGGGGGGCGTCCAGTACGGCGCCACCGACGACTACGGCTACTACGCCGTCCAGAACAAGGTCCACATCCACGACCTGCACGCCACGATCCTCCACCTGATCGGGCTCGACCACGAGAAGCTGACCTACCGCTACGCCGGCCGCGACTTCCGCCTCACCGACGTCGCCGGCCATGTCGTCGACGACATCCTCGCCTGA
- a CDS encoding YgiQ family radical SAM protein, with the protein MTLEAIAPLPCSSRNEAPTQLPVLPLVPISRPHLPASRAEMDARGWDAVDVVLVTGDAYVDHPAFAMGILGRVLEAAGFRVAILSQPDWRSAEPWRQFGRPRLFFGVSAGNMDSMINHYTANKKVRNDDAYSPGGRIGLRPDRATIPYCHRSREAFPGVPIIAGGVEASLRRLAHYDYWSDTVKRSILLDSKADLVVFGMGEQPIVEIARRLQAGESTRNLRDMRAVAYAMGASETPPADAFVLPTFEEVKADKHRFAEATKRIHLETNPLNARRLVQYHDRQAVVCNPPGLPISQDDMDRTYGLPFTRRPHPMYKAERIPAYEVVKDSVTIMRGCFGGCTFCSITAHQGRIIQSRSQESILTELKQMGQDPKFSGVVSDIGGPTANMYQMRCTRPEVEAKCKRLSCVHPTVCKLLGTDHGPLIELMKQSRETPGISKVHVASGIRMDLAQKSPEYLEELATHHVGGHLKVAPEHTDPAVLKLMKKPDSEDYAGFAEAFQKASRKAGKKQFLVPYYIASHPGSDLNAMIDLAVFLKRNGYRPDQVQDFIPAPFDIATCMYYTGMDPFTGAEVYVAQHLRDRKLQRALMQFFKPENYFMVREALLKAARQDLIGSGCDCLIPANPPQAALQARREKANESLGEGKYVHQIPPQGSKGYRPGRTSAQRRQGKKQGS; encoded by the coding sequence ATGACGCTTGAGGCGATCGCCCCACTCCCGTGTTCCTCGCGGAACGAAGCCCCGACGCAACTGCCGGTGCTGCCGCTCGTTCCGATCTCGCGTCCGCACCTCCCGGCCTCCCGCGCCGAGATGGACGCGCGGGGATGGGACGCAGTCGACGTGGTCCTCGTCACCGGCGACGCCTACGTCGACCACCCCGCCTTCGCGATGGGGATCCTCGGCCGGGTGCTGGAAGCGGCCGGATTCCGGGTTGCGATCCTGAGCCAGCCCGACTGGCGGAGCGCCGAGCCCTGGCGGCAGTTCGGCCGCCCCCGGCTGTTCTTCGGCGTCAGCGCCGGGAACATGGACAGCATGATCAACCACTATACGGCCAACAAGAAGGTCCGTAACGACGACGCCTACAGCCCCGGCGGCCGGATCGGCCTGCGCCCCGACCGCGCCACGATCCCCTACTGCCACCGCTCTCGCGAGGCCTTCCCCGGCGTCCCGATCATCGCCGGAGGGGTCGAGGCCTCGCTTCGCAGGCTGGCGCACTACGACTACTGGAGCGACACCGTCAAGCGGTCGATCCTGCTGGACTCGAAGGCCGACCTCGTCGTCTTCGGCATGGGCGAGCAGCCGATCGTCGAGATCGCCCGGCGGCTCCAGGCCGGCGAGTCCACCCGCAACCTGCGCGACATGCGGGCCGTCGCCTACGCGATGGGTGCCAGCGAGACCCCGCCGGCCGACGCGTTCGTCCTGCCGACCTTCGAGGAGGTCAAGGCCGACAAGCATCGGTTCGCCGAGGCCACCAAGCGGATCCACCTGGAGACGAACCCGCTCAACGCCAGGCGGCTCGTCCAGTATCACGACCGCCAGGCCGTCGTCTGCAACCCTCCCGGCCTGCCGATCAGCCAGGACGACATGGACCGCACCTACGGCCTGCCGTTCACCCGCCGCCCCCACCCCATGTACAAGGCGGAGCGGATCCCGGCGTACGAGGTCGTCAAGGATTCGGTGACGATCATGCGGGGCTGCTTCGGCGGCTGCACCTTCTGCTCGATCACCGCCCACCAGGGCCGGATCATCCAGTCCCGCTCGCAGGAGTCGATCCTGACCGAGCTGAAGCAGATGGGCCAGGACCCGAAGTTCTCGGGCGTCGTCTCCGACATCGGCGGCCCGACCGCCAACATGTACCAGATGCGCTGCACCCGCCCCGAGGTGGAGGCCAAGTGCAAGCGGCTCTCGTGCGTGCATCCCACGGTCTGCAAGCTGCTGGGGACCGACCACGGACCCCTGATCGAGCTGATGAAGCAGAGTCGCGAGACGCCGGGGATCTCCAAGGTCCACGTCGCCTCGGGCATCCGCATGGACCTCGCCCAGAAGTCCCCCGAATACCTGGAGGAGCTGGCGACCCACCACGTCGGCGGCCACCTCAAGGTCGCCCCGGAGCACACCGACCCGGCCGTCCTCAAGCTGATGAAGAAGCCCGACTCCGAGGACTACGCGGGCTTCGCCGAGGCCTTCCAGAAGGCCAGCCGCAAGGCTGGCAAGAAGCAGTTCCTGGTGCCGTACTACATCGCCTCCCACCCGGGGAGCGACCTGAACGCCATGATCGACCTGGCCGTCTTCCTCAAGCGCAACGGCTACCGCCCCGACCAGGTCCAGGACTTCATCCCCGCGCCGTTCGACATCGCCACCTGCATGTACTACACCGGCATGGACCCGTTCACCGGCGCGGAGGTCTACGTCGCGCAGCACCTCCGCGACCGCAAGCTCCAGCGGGCGCTGATGCAATTCTTCAAGCCGGAGAACTATTTCATGGTCCGCGAGGCGCTGCTCAAGGCGGCGCGACAGGACCTTATCGGAAGCGGGTGCGATTGCCTGATCCCGGCGAATCCCCCGCAGGCCGCCCTGCAGGCGCGCAGGGAGAAGGCGAACGAGTCGCTGGGCGAGGGTAAGTACGTCCACCAGATCCCGCCCCAGGGATCGAAGGGCTATCGGCCGGGACGGACCTCGGCTCAGCGACGTCAGGGGAAAAAGCAGGGTTCGTGA
- a CDS encoding DUF3362 domain-containing protein, with protein MLAAAIRRARMAAHRVTGYCGMTIVLTQIGKLFDIAACMSCTGKDPFAGREAYAAQHLRDRKLQRASLQCFRPEDDFEGRKALPAVGREDLIGGGALQPPDKPTTRSEAPDTTTTRPLPRPRRPESREGGEVDRTKARAGEAARGETVRTRRCRFDGGRRAERVEIARRPSAERRPTPLDDIHKA; from the coding sequence ATGCTTGCCGCCGCGATCCGTCGAGCACGCATGGCAGCCCATCGAGTTACCGGATATTGTGGGATGACGATCGTCTTAACGCAAATTGGCAAATTGTTCGACATCGCCGCGTGCATGTCCTGCACCGGCAAGGACCCGTTCGCCGGCCGAGAGGCCTACGCCGCCCAGCACCTCCGCGACCGCAAGCTCCAGCGGGCGTCGCTCCAGTGCTTCCGCCCCGAGGACGACTTCGAGGGCCGGAAGGCCCTGCCCGCCGTCGGCCGCGAAGACCTGATCGGCGGCGGCGCCCTGCAACCCCCAGACAAGCCAACCACGCGGTCTGAGGCACCTGACACGACGACCACACGACCACTACCACGACCACGCCGTCCTGAATCCCGCGAAGGCGGAGAAGTCGACCGAACCAAGGCCCGAGCCGGCGAAGCGGCGAGGGGAGAAACGGTAAGGACGAGACGTTGCCGATTCGACGGCGGACGACGCGCCGAACGGGTCGAGATCGCCCGCCGACCCTCGGCCGAACGACGGCCGACGCCACTGGATGACATTCACAAAGCCTGA